One region of Pseudoalteromonas sp. R3 genomic DNA includes:
- a CDS encoding glycosyltransferase family 2 protein — protein sequence MKDYQLTWLEQRVHTETTAVLVPFYNEAGDKTHFAERLAYFDALAARYPELDIILIDDGSTDQPFSASTEQLTHLSLSRVTPNGQKIGALYTLIKALPHKYIIFTDFDTELQGLDNLPEVHRKLAADPTSMGCYFSMRPTAGNTPAVQFQMLEYALERASYQFSKNEGSVPIMPGAGCLYKRPVIADLLSRHSGLRSGEDRETCLLGLELGYTVFYAPEIEALTHPPQTFSALLQQRRRWSQGFVEVALHKAEFYRAQMADKTILGLRHRIDMISVSIFLLMPLILLSAFLFSTAVGVALVLAWTALGFVETFWLYSKASSEFRTIPHHKLKLCLIPFARVMLEVPTWWRVIGRVCLNKLQGKGACA from the coding sequence ATGAAAGACTATCAGTTAACCTGGCTTGAACAGCGGGTGCATACCGAAACGACGGCGGTGCTGGTGCCCTTTTACAATGAAGCTGGCGATAAAACGCACTTTGCCGAGCGACTTGCATATTTTGATGCGCTGGCAGCGCGCTACCCTGAACTCGATATCATCCTGATTGATGATGGTTCTACCGACCAACCTTTTTCGGCCAGTACCGAGCAGCTGACCCATCTTAGTCTTAGCCGGGTGACGCCAAATGGCCAAAAGATCGGGGCTCTTTACACCCTGATCAAAGCTTTGCCCCATAAGTACATCATTTTCACCGACTTTGATACAGAGCTTCAGGGTTTGGATAATCTGCCTGAAGTACATCGTAAACTGGCAGCAGATCCCACCTCTATGGGATGCTATTTCAGCATGCGCCCCACGGCGGGCAACACACCCGCAGTGCAGTTTCAGATGCTGGAATATGCTCTGGAACGAGCCAGCTATCAGTTCAGTAAAAATGAAGGCAGCGTACCTATCATGCCGGGCGCTGGGTGTTTGTATAAGCGACCTGTCATTGCTGATTTATTATCTCGTCATAGCGGGCTGCGCAGCGGTGAAGACAGAGAAACCTGTTTGCTGGGCCTGGAACTGGGTTATACCGTGTTTTATGCGCCTGAAATAGAGGCACTAACGCACCCTCCGCAAACCTTCAGTGCGCTGCTGCAACAACGCCGTCGCTGGTCGCAGGGGTTTGTTGAGGTGGCACTGCATAAGGCCGAGTTTTATCGAGCCCAGATGGCAGACAAAACCATTCTGGGCCTGCGCCATCGTATTGACATGATCTCTGTCAGCATCTTTCTTTTGATGCCTTTGATTTTGCTGAGTGCATTTTTGTTCAGCACGGCGGTTGGTGTTGCTCTGGTGCTGGCCTGGACAGCGCTGGGATTTGTTGAAACCTTCTGGCTGTATAGTAAGGCGAGCAGTGAGTTTCGGACTATTCCTCACCATAAGCTCAAACTCTGCCTGATCCCATTTGCCAGGGTGATGCTGGAAGTACCGACCTGGTGGCGGGTGATAGGGCGCGTTTGTTTAAACAAATTACAAGGTAAAGGAGCCTGTGCATGA
- a CDS encoding ATP-binding cassette domain-containing protein has protein sequence MIRLTETTIKKVRLDILDAVRHARLQMVEQFGQERILSAIAYDANTLSQLNQFVALSVGHLFTVLAALIYMFVIAPMGALLALGLMAVAVIVYCLRFAGIHQGYERAREAEDSFFTHLHDLLMGIREVKQNATRNDSLYREYLSRDATEVQHNKILAECRFAHNQLMLMAALYLLAAVAVFVAPLWFALSPQQSISFVIITLFIVSPFHSSMELFRVLSQLQVSQDKLAEIKQLASDASEDDAAFSQASFSHQLTLQKLTFEYQQGFAVGPINLTVNRGDIVFISGGNGSGKTTFMRLLSGLYTPKSGQVWLDNAALDKGQLLTYRQLFAGISADSVVFANRYGQPMGEETINQWLERLELSDKVQFREGQFTNIRLSTGQLKRLAMVQALMEERPILVLDEFAANIDPQSRQVFYRQWLPTLKAMGKTLFVITHDEAYFDCCDCHYLMRDGQLHPYPAQTLSLVKSH, from the coding sequence GTGATCCGGCTAACTGAAACCACCATCAAAAAGGTTCGGCTGGATATTCTGGACGCAGTGCGTCATGCCCGGTTGCAAATGGTTGAACAATTTGGCCAGGAGCGGATTTTGTCGGCGATTGCTTACGATGCCAATACGCTCAGCCAGCTGAATCAATTTGTTGCACTGAGTGTGGGTCACTTGTTCACTGTGCTAGCAGCACTGATCTATATGTTTGTGATTGCGCCTATGGGGGCACTTCTGGCGCTGGGGTTGATGGCCGTGGCGGTCATTGTTTATTGTTTGCGCTTTGCTGGTATCCATCAGGGGTATGAACGCGCACGCGAAGCCGAAGATAGTTTTTTTACACATCTGCACGATTTGCTGATGGGGATACGGGAGGTCAAACAAAATGCCACACGCAATGACAGCCTTTACCGAGAATACCTGAGTCGCGATGCGACCGAGGTTCAGCATAACAAAATCTTGGCCGAGTGCCGTTTTGCGCACAATCAACTGATGCTGATGGCTGCGTTATACCTGCTCGCTGCCGTGGCGGTATTTGTTGCACCGTTATGGTTTGCTTTATCACCGCAGCAAAGTATCAGTTTTGTCATCATTACCTTGTTTATCGTGAGCCCATTTCACAGCAGCATGGAGCTGTTTAGGGTGCTTAGCCAGCTTCAGGTCTCGCAAGACAAGCTGGCCGAAATTAAACAACTGGCCAGTGACGCGAGCGAAGACGACGCAGCGTTTAGTCAGGCTTCGTTTTCACATCAGCTGACACTGCAAAAGCTGACCTTTGAGTATCAGCAAGGGTTCGCTGTGGGGCCGATCAATCTGACGGTGAATCGAGGTGACATTGTGTTTATTTCCGGCGGAAATGGCTCGGGAAAAACCACTTTTATGCGTCTGCTGAGCGGCCTGTATACGCCAAAGAGTGGACAAGTCTGGCTCGACAACGCCGCGCTGGACAAGGGGCAGTTACTCACTTATCGACAGCTCTTTGCAGGTATTTCGGCCGACAGCGTGGTATTTGCAAATCGCTATGGTCAGCCTATGGGCGAAGAAACGATTAATCAGTGGCTGGAAAGGCTCGAGCTGAGTGACAAAGTCCAGTTTCGCGAGGGGCAATTCACCAATATTCGTTTGTCTACAGGTCAGTTGAAACGCCTGGCCATGGTGCAGGCTTTAATGGAGGAGCGGCCGATTCTGGTGCTGGATGAGTTTGCTGCCAACATCGACCCACAAAGCAGGCAGGTGTTTTACCGGCAGTGGTTACCAACGCTCAAAGCCATGGGTAAAACACTGTTTGTGATCACGCATGATGAGGCTTACTTTGATTGTTGCGACTGTCATTATTTGATGCGGGACGGTCAGCTTCATCCCTATCCGGCACAGACACTGTCATTGGTTAAATCGCACTAA